In one Achromobacter spanius genomic region, the following are encoded:
- a CDS encoding NAD(P)H-dependent flavin oxidoreductase, translating into MHPPLALRAQTRLPIIGAPMFLVSGPELVVAQCAAGIIGTFPSLNARPQEQLQDWLTRIEDGLAARRRAHPTAKVAPYGVNLIIHPSNPRWQGDLAICAERRVPLIITSLHAPEAVVQAVHPYGGLVYHDVTNVRHAKRALEAGVDGLILVAAGAGGHAGQINPIALINEIRAFYDGPLALSGCISHGKDVLAAEVLGCDFAYMGTRFIATQESLAGDAYREMVLQAQAADVTYTPYFSGVPANYLSASILAAGLDPVTLSRNGEAPPANMDKNSRPKAWKDVWSAGQGVGAAQEILSIATLVDQLEAEYRSARAGLATAAG; encoded by the coding sequence ATGCATCCTCCGCTTGCGCTACGCGCCCAGACCCGCCTGCCGATCATCGGCGCCCCCATGTTTCTGGTCTCTGGGCCCGAGCTGGTCGTGGCGCAATGCGCGGCGGGGATCATCGGCACTTTTCCATCCCTGAACGCCCGTCCGCAGGAACAATTGCAAGACTGGCTCACTCGCATCGAAGACGGCCTGGCCGCCCGCCGACGCGCCCACCCCACGGCCAAGGTGGCGCCCTACGGCGTGAACTTGATCATCCACCCCAGCAACCCACGCTGGCAGGGCGACCTGGCCATCTGCGCCGAACGGCGCGTGCCGCTCATCATTACGTCGCTGCATGCGCCCGAAGCCGTGGTGCAAGCCGTGCATCCCTATGGCGGGCTGGTCTATCACGACGTCACCAACGTGCGGCACGCCAAGCGCGCACTGGAGGCGGGGGTCGACGGCCTGATCCTGGTGGCGGCGGGCGCGGGCGGCCATGCGGGCCAGATCAACCCCATCGCGCTCATCAACGAAATCCGCGCGTTCTACGATGGCCCCTTGGCGCTATCGGGCTGTATCAGCCATGGCAAGGATGTGCTTGCCGCCGAAGTCCTGGGCTGCGACTTTGCCTACATGGGCACGCGCTTCATCGCCACGCAGGAATCACTGGCGGGCGACGCCTACCGCGAGATGGTGCTGCAAGCGCAAGCCGCTGACGTGACTTACACCCCGTACTTTTCGGGCGTACCCGCGAACTACTTGTCGGCCAGCATTCTGGCGGCGGGACTGGACCCCGTGACCTTGTCCCGAAATGGCGAAGCGCCCCCCGCAAACATGGACAAGAACTCACGGCCCAAGGCGTGGAAAGATGTCTGGAGCGCCGGGCAAGGCGTGGGCGCGGCGCAAGAGATCCTGTCGATTGCAACGCTGGTGGATCAGTTGGAAGCGGAATATCGCAGTGCGCGGGCGGGGTTGGCGACGGCAGCGGGCTAG
- a CDS encoding Bug family tripartite tricarboxylate transporter substrate binding protein: MKLKTLFAVAAATAAFAMASSASAEAYPDRPIRLLVGYAPGGPVDTTARVFAKYLGDKLGQTVVVENRAGASGMIASDATAKATPDGYLLGFAASPTLTMSPLVQRSKLFDPRSDFSLIGLVVDYANVLLIGPQIPAKNVGELVNYARAHPDAVSFGSAGIGASNHLSAELLKKQADAPMLHVPYRGNSPAMMDVVSGKVTFMFDITSTAIPFIKSGKARALAVTSKTRNPELPDVPTMIEAGMKDYEVVGWYALVGPKKLPDAVSTRLTRALQDVSKDPAFRKAMTDGGYAINTGDSKALQARIDREYALWSDVIQSANIQAN, from the coding sequence GTGAAACTCAAGACCCTATTTGCCGTGGCCGCCGCCACGGCAGCCTTCGCCATGGCGTCCTCGGCCAGTGCAGAAGCGTATCCCGACCGCCCCATCCGCCTGCTGGTCGGCTACGCGCCCGGCGGCCCCGTCGACACCACGGCCCGCGTCTTCGCCAAGTACCTGGGCGACAAGCTGGGCCAGACCGTCGTGGTGGAAAACCGCGCGGGCGCCAGCGGCATGATCGCGTCGGACGCCACCGCCAAGGCCACGCCCGACGGCTACCTGCTGGGCTTTGCCGCCAGCCCCACCCTGACCATGTCGCCCTTGGTCCAGCGCAGCAAGCTGTTCGATCCGCGCAGCGACTTCTCGCTGATCGGGCTGGTGGTCGACTACGCCAACGTGTTGCTGATCGGCCCGCAGATTCCCGCCAAGAACGTGGGCGAACTGGTCAACTACGCGCGCGCGCATCCCGATGCCGTGTCGTTCGGATCGGCCGGCATCGGCGCCTCGAATCACTTGTCGGCCGAGCTCCTGAAAAAACAGGCCGACGCGCCCATGCTGCACGTGCCTTATCGCGGCAACTCGCCCGCCATGATGGACGTGGTCAGCGGCAAGGTGACGTTCATGTTCGACATCACCAGCACCGCCATTCCCTTCATCAAGAGCGGCAAGGCGCGCGCGCTGGCGGTCACGTCCAAGACCCGCAATCCGGAACTGCCGGACGTGCCCACCATGATCGAAGCCGGCATGAAAGACTACGAAGTCGTGGGCTGGTACGCGCTGGTCGGCCCGAAGAAACTGCCTGACGCCGTCTCAACCCGCCTGACCCGCGCGCTGCAAGACGTGTCGAAAGACCCCGCGTTTCGCAAAGCCATGACCGATGGCGGCTACGCCATCAACACGGGTGATTCCAAAGCCCTGCAAGCCCGTATCGACCGCGAGTACGCCTTGTGGTCGGACGTCATCCAAAGCGCCAACATCCAGGCCAACTAG
- a CDS encoding class I adenylate-forming enzyme family protein has protein sequence MSQAEPLTRIHELLAQQARQQPDAVFLYEEGGGTLSYAQLWQRVQAVAKWLREQGVQPGHRVLMVGENCAAMIAALFGCGVAGAWPVGVNARLSAREVDNIRQHAQPELLLYTTEVSDAAAAHAAAVGAVEADPVVWGPGVQAAHATTPTHAETGALAMEVATVIYTSGTTGAPKGVLVPHRGLLHFARISAASRRLTPHDIGYAALPMSHIFGIATVLMATVHAGASLVLRSRFNAEDAFKALAHPGVSILQGVPTMFSRMMAVAPPRADLRAPTLRYLYTGGAALDPTLKRDAERYFGVAMHHGYGITEYAGSMFITRIDEPREDCSAGYAVDGVELRLGSPDADAPKPGQRGDILIRGPGVMLGYYRNPEQTAQALLPGGWLNTGDIGYVDDSGALFIAGRSKDLIIRSGFNVYPIEVESVINAFPGVRLSAVVGRNTDDHNEEVIAFVEPQPGAKVDTELLMLHLRAQLAPYKRPARIIPIDSIPTTVSGKILKQPLKERLA, from the coding sequence ATGTCTCAAGCTGAACCCCTTACCCGCATCCATGAATTGCTGGCCCAGCAGGCGCGCCAGCAACCCGACGCCGTTTTTCTCTACGAAGAAGGCGGCGGCACGCTGAGCTATGCGCAACTATGGCAGCGCGTACAGGCCGTGGCCAAGTGGCTGCGCGAGCAAGGGGTGCAGCCGGGGCACCGCGTGCTGATGGTGGGGGAAAACTGCGCCGCGATGATCGCGGCGCTGTTCGGCTGCGGCGTGGCGGGCGCGTGGCCGGTGGGCGTGAACGCGCGGCTGTCGGCCCGCGAAGTCGACAACATCCGCCAGCACGCCCAGCCCGAACTGCTGCTGTACACCACGGAAGTGTCGGACGCGGCAGCCGCCCACGCCGCCGCCGTGGGCGCGGTGGAAGCGGACCCCGTTGTCTGGGGGCCGGGCGTGCAAGCCGCGCACGCGACGACTCCCACTCATGCGGAAACCGGCGCGCTGGCCATGGAAGTGGCCACCGTCATCTACACATCCGGCACCACGGGCGCGCCCAAGGGCGTGCTGGTGCCGCACCGAGGCCTGCTGCATTTCGCTCGCATATCGGCCGCGTCGCGGCGCTTGACGCCGCACGACATCGGCTACGCCGCGCTGCCCATGTCGCACATTTTCGGCATCGCCACCGTGCTGATGGCCACCGTGCACGCGGGCGCCAGCCTGGTGCTGCGCAGCCGCTTCAACGCGGAAGACGCCTTCAAGGCCCTGGCGCATCCCGGCGTCAGCATCCTGCAAGGCGTGCCCACCATGTTCAGCCGCATGATGGCCGTGGCCCCGCCCCGCGCCGACCTGCGCGCCCCCACCCTGCGCTACCTGTACACCGGCGGCGCGGCGCTGGATCCCACGCTGAAGCGCGACGCCGAACGCTACTTCGGCGTGGCCATGCATCACGGCTACGGCATCACCGAATACGCGGGTTCGATGTTCATCACCCGCATCGACGAACCCCGCGAAGACTGCTCCGCCGGCTATGCGGTGGACGGCGTCGAGCTGCGCCTGGGCAGCCCCGATGCCGACGCTCCCAAGCCTGGCCAGCGCGGCGACATCCTGATCCGTGGCCCCGGCGTCATGCTGGGCTACTACCGCAACCCGGAACAAACGGCGCAAGCGCTGCTGCCCGGCGGCTGGCTCAACACCGGCGACATCGGCTATGTGGACGACAGCGGTGCACTCTTCATCGCCGGCCGTTCCAAGGACCTGATCATCCGCTCGGGCTTCAACGTCTACCCCATCGAAGTCGAGTCGGTCATCAACGCGTTCCCCGGCGTGCGCCTGTCCGCCGTGGTGGGCCGCAACACCGACGACCACAACGAAGAGGTCATCGCCTTTGTCGAGCCGCAGCCCGGCGCCAAGGTCGACACCGAACTGTTGATGCTGCACCTGCGCGCGCAACTGGCGCCGTACAAGCGGCCCGCTCGAATCATTCCCATCGACAGCATTCCCACGACCGTCAGCGGAAAAATCCTGAAGCAACCGCTGAAAGAAAGGCTGGCGTAG
- a CDS encoding thiolase codes for MTLNDLRGAVAVAGVGHAGLGQANGFTEMEILVQAAQRAVADAGLTLRDIDGICTASVAAPMWAMPVIEHLGIRPTFIDSTMLGGSSFVAHLLPAMHALASGQCNAVLVCYGSTQRTSTLSRAEVGRVRKQFDPQPYETPYDPLSPLSSYALAAARHMHQYGTRREHLAQVALAANQWAQLNPEAQLREPTTLDQILSARMVSDPLSVRDCCLVTDGAGAFVLVRADRARDLPRPPVYVLGNATAVWNRQISSMHDLTVTAAAQSGKQAFEMAGVSPRDIDVVELYDAFTINTLLFLEDLGFCAKGESKDFIADGAIAPGGRLPVNTNGGGLCCVHPGMYGVFIMIEAVRQLRGECGDRQVADAQLALVHGNGGTLSSQSTAILGTQAAL; via the coding sequence ATGACGCTTAACGATTTGCGCGGCGCCGTCGCGGTTGCCGGTGTGGGCCACGCGGGCCTGGGGCAAGCCAACGGCTTTACCGAAATGGAAATCCTGGTGCAGGCGGCGCAGCGCGCCGTGGCCGACGCCGGCCTGACGCTGCGCGACATCGACGGCATCTGCACCGCCAGCGTCGCCGCGCCGATGTGGGCCATGCCGGTGATCGAACACCTGGGCATCCGCCCCACTTTCATCGACAGCACCATGCTGGGCGGTTCCAGCTTCGTGGCGCACCTGTTGCCGGCCATGCACGCACTGGCGTCGGGCCAGTGCAACGCCGTGCTGGTCTGCTATGGCAGCACGCAGCGCACGTCCACGCTGAGCCGCGCCGAAGTGGGCCGCGTGCGCAAGCAGTTCGACCCGCAGCCCTATGAAACGCCTTACGACCCGCTAAGCCCGCTGTCGTCCTACGCGCTGGCCGCCGCCCGCCATATGCACCAGTACGGCACGCGCCGCGAGCATCTGGCGCAGGTGGCGTTGGCGGCCAACCAGTGGGCGCAATTGAACCCCGAGGCGCAATTGCGTGAACCCACGACGCTGGACCAGATTTTGTCAGCGCGCATGGTGTCCGACCCATTGAGCGTGCGCGATTGCTGCCTGGTCACCGACGGCGCGGGCGCCTTTGTGCTGGTGCGCGCCGACCGGGCGCGTGACCTGCCGCGCCCGCCCGTCTACGTGCTGGGCAATGCCACCGCCGTATGGAACCGGCAGATCTCGTCCATGCACGACCTGACCGTCACCGCCGCCGCGCAATCGGGCAAGCAGGCATTTGAAATGGCGGGCGTGTCGCCGCGTGACATCGACGTGGTCGAGCTCTACGACGCCTTCACCATCAACACCTTGCTGTTCCTGGAAGACCTGGGCTTTTGCGCCAAGGGGGAATCCAAGGACTTCATCGCGGACGGCGCCATTGCGCCGGGCGGCAGGCTACCCGTCAACACCAACGGCGGCGGGCTGTGCTGCGTGCATCCCGGCATGTATGGCGTCTTCATCATGATCGAGGCGGTGCGCCAATTGCGCGGGGAATGCGGCGACCGGCAGGTGGCCGACGCGCAACTGGCGCTGGTGCACGGCAACGGCGGCACGCTGTCCAGCCAATCGACCGCCATCCTGGGCACTCAGGCGGCGCTTTGA
- a CDS encoding Zn-ribbon domain-containing OB-fold protein has translation MTVSDPKESVSQGVEAQYRQALDQGRFLIQHCGGCDRAVFYPRMVCPHCGADKLAFAPADGRGTVYSTTVVRRKPEAGGDYNVALIDLQEGVRLMSRVEGIAPADVRIGMTVQARVIQQDGHGLVVFDPTQEAA, from the coding sequence ATGACTGTTTCCGATCCCAAGGAAAGCGTGTCGCAGGGCGTCGAGGCGCAGTACCGCCAGGCGCTCGACCAGGGCCGCTTTCTTATCCAGCACTGTGGCGGCTGCGACCGCGCGGTGTTCTATCCCCGCATGGTCTGCCCGCACTGCGGGGCGGACAAACTGGCTTTTGCACCGGCCGACGGGCGCGGCACGGTGTATTCCACCACCGTCGTGCGCCGCAAGCCCGAGGCCGGTGGTGACTACAACGTGGCGCTGATCGACCTGCAAGAAGGCGTGCGGCTGATGAGCCGCGTGGAAGGCATTGCGCCCGCCGACGTGCGTATCGGCATGACCGTGCAAGCCCGTGTCATTCAACAAGACGGCCACGGCCTTGTGGTCTTCGACCCCACCCAGGAGGCAGCATGA